A portion of the Macaca mulatta isolate MMU2019108-1 chromosome 2, T2T-MMU8v2.0, whole genome shotgun sequence genome contains these proteins:
- the LAMB2 gene encoding laminin subunit beta-2 isoform X2, producing MLVERSADFGRTWHVYRYFSYDCGADFPGVPLAPPRHWDDVVCESRYSEIEPSTEGEVIYRVLDPAIPIPDPYSSRIQNLLKITNLRVNLTRLHTLGDNLLDPRREIREKYYYALYELVVRGNCFCYGHASECAPAPGAPAHAEGMVHGACICKHNTRGLNCEQCQDFYHDLPWHPAEDGHSHACRKCECHGHTHSCHFDMAVYLASGNVSGGVCDGCQHNTAGRHCELCRPFFYRDPTKDLRDPAVCRSCDCDPMGSQDGGRCDSHDDPALGLVSGQCRCKEHVVGTRCQQCRDGFFGLSISDPLGCRRCQCNARGTVPGSTPCDPNSGSCYCKRLVTGRGCDRCLPGHWGLSHDLLGCRPCDCDVGGALDPQCDEATGQCHCRQHMVGRRCEQVQPGYFRPFLDHLTWEAEDTRGQVLDVVERLVTPGETPSWTGSGFVRLREGQALEFLVASVPKAMDYDLLLRLEPQVPEQWAELELTLQRPGPVPAHSLCGHVLPKDDRIQGTLQPHTRYMVFPNPVCLEPAISYKLHLKLVRTGGSAQPETPYSGPGLLIDSLVLLPRALVLEMFSGGNAAALERRATFERYQCHEEGLVPSKTSPSEACAPLLLSLSTLIYNGALSCQCNRQGSLSSECNPHGGQCLCKPGVVGRRCDLCAPGYYGFGPTGCQACQCSPEGALSSLCEKTSGQCPCRTGTFGLHCDRCQRGQWGFPSCRPCVCNGHADECDTHTGACLGCRDHTGGEHCERCIAGFHGDPQLPYGGQCRPCPCPEGPGSQRHFATSCHRDEYSQKIVCHCRAGYTGLRCEACAPGHFGDPSRPGGRCQLCECSGNIDLMDPDACDPHTGQCLRCLHHTEGPHCAHCKPGFHGQAARQSCHRCTCNLLGTNPQQCPSPDQCHCDRSSGQCPCLPNVQGPSCDHCAPNFWNFTSGHGCHPCACHPRQARGPTCNEFTGQCYCRAGFGGRTCSECQELHWGDAGLQCRACDCDPRGTDTPQCHRSTGHCSCRPGVSGVRCDQCARGFSGFFPACHPCHACFGDWDRVVQDLAARTRRLEQRAQELQQTGVLGAFESSFWHMQEKLGIVQGIVGARNTSAASTAQLVEATEELRREIGEATEHLTQLEAELTDVQDENFNANHALSGLERDRLALNLTLRQLDQHLDLLKHSNFLGAYDSIRHAHSQSAEAERCANTSALAVPSPVSNSASARHRTEALMDAQNEDFNSKHMANQRALRKLSAHTHTLSLTGINELVCGAPGDAPCATSPCGGAGCRDEDGQPRCGGLNCNGAVATADLALGRARHTQAELQRALAEGGSILSRVAETRRQASEAQQRAQAALDKANASRGQVEQANQELRELVQSVKDFLNQEGADPDSIEMVATRVLELSIPASAEQIQHLAGAIAERVRSLADVDAILARTVGDVRRAEQLLQDARRARSRAEGEKQKAETVQAALEEAQRAQGVAQGAIRGAVADTRDTEQTLYQVQERMTGAEQALRSAGERARQLDALLEALKLKWAGNSLAASTAEETAGSAQGRAQEAEQLLRGPLGDQYQTVKALAERKAQGVLAAQGRAEQLRDEARDLLQAAQDKLQRLQELEGTYEENERALEGKAAQLDGLEARMRSVLQAINLQVQIYNTCQ from the exons ATGCTGGTGGAACGCTCAGCAGACTTTGGCCGCACCTGGCATGTGTACCGATATTTCTCCTATGACTGTGGGGCTGACTTCCCAGGAGTCCCACTAGCCCCTCCACGGCACTGGGATGATGTAGTCTGTGAGTCCCGCTACTCAGAGATTGAGCCATCCACTGAAGGCGAG GTCATCTATCGTGTGTTGGACCCTGCCATCCCTATCCCAGACCCCTACAGCTCACGGATTCAGA ACCTGTTGAAGATCACCAACTTACGGGTGAACCTGACTCGTCTACACACATTGGGAGACAACCTACTTGACCCACGGAGGGAGATCCGAGAGAAGTACTACTATGCCCTCTATGAGCTGGTTGTACGTGGCAACTGCTTCTGCTATGGACACGCCTCAGAGTGTGCACCTGCCCCAGGGGCACCAGCCCATGCTGAGGGCATG GTGCACGGAGCTTGCATCTGCAAACACAACACACGTGGCCTCAACTGCGAACAGTGTCAGGATTTCTATCATGACCTGCCCTGGCATCCGGCTGAGGACGGCCATAGTCATGCCTGTAGGA AGTGTGAGTGCCATGGGCACACCCACAGCTGCCACTTCGACATGGCTGTATACCTGGCATCTGGCAATGTGAGTGGAGGTGTATGTGATGGATGTCAGCATAACACAGCTGGGCGCCACTGTGAGCTCTGTCGGCCCTTCTTCTACCGTGACCCAACCAAAGACCTGCGGGATCCAGCTGTGTGCCGCT CCTGTGATTGTGACCCCATGGGTTCTCAAGACGGCGGTCGCTGTGATTCCCATGATGACCCTGCACTGGGACTGGTCTCAGGCCAGTGTCGCTGCAAAGAACATGTGGTGGGCACTCGCTGCCAACAATGCCGTGATGGCTTCTTTGGGCTCAGCATCAGTGACCCTCTGGGCTGCCGGC GATGTCAATGTAATGCACGGGGCACAGTGCCTGGGAGTACTCCTTGTGACCCCAACAGTGGATCCTGTTATTGCAAACGTCTGGTGACTGGACGTGGATGTGACCGCTGCCTG CCTGGCCACTGGGGCCTGAGCCACGACCTACTCGGCTGCCGCCCCTGTGACTGCGACGTGGGTGGTGCCTTGGATCCCCA GTGTGATGAGGCCACAGGTCAATGCCACTGCCGCCAGCACATGGTCGGGCGACGCTGTGAGCAGGTGCAACCTGGCTACTTCCGGCCCTTCCTGGACCAcctaacttgggaggctgaggacaccCGAGGGCAG GTGCTCGATGTGGTGGAGCGCCTGGTTACTCCTGGGGAAACTCCATCCTGGACTGGCTCAGGCTTTGTGCGGCTACGGGAAGGTCAGGCCCTGGAGTTCCTCGTGGCCTCTGTGCCGAAGGCCATGGACTATGATCTGCTGCTGCGCTTAGAACCCCAG GTCCCTGAGCAATGGGCAGAGTTGGAACTGACTTTGCAGCGTCCAGGGCCTGTGCCTGCTCACAGCCTGTGTGGGCATGTGCTGCCCAAGGATGACCGCATCCAAGGGACTCTGCAACCACACACCAG GTACATGGTGTTTCCCAATCCTGTCTGCCTTGAGCCTGCTATCTCCTACAAGCTGCATCTGAAGCTGGTACGCACAGGGGGAAGTGCCCAGCCTGAGACTCCCTACTCTGGACCCGGCCTGCTCATTGACTCG CTGGTGCTGCTGCCCCGTGCCCTGGTGCTAGAGATGTTTAGTGGGGGTAATGCTGCTGCCCTGGAGCGCCGGGCCACCTTTGAACGCTACCAATGCCATGAGGAGGGTCTGGTGCCCAGCAAGACTTCTCCCTCTGAGGCCTGTGCGCCGCTCCTCCTCAGCCTGTCCACCCTCATCTACAATGGTGCCCTGT CATGTCAGTGCAACCGTCAAGGTTCACTGAGTTCTGAGTGCAACCCTCATGGCGGTCAGTGCCTGTGCAAGCCTGGAGTGGTTGGGCGCCGCTGTGACCTCTGTGCCCCTGGCTACTATGGCTTTGGCCCCACAGGCTGTCAAG CCTGCCAGTGCAGCCCCGAGGGGGCGCTCAGCAGTCTCTGTGAAAAGACCAGTGGGCAATGTCCCTGTCGAACTGGTACCTTTGGGCTTCACTGTGACCGCTGCCAGCGTGGCCAGTGGGGATTCCCTAGCTGCCGGCCATGTGTCTGCAATGGGCATGCAGATGAGTGCGACACCCACACAGGCGCTTGCCTGGGCTGCCGTGATCACACAGGGGGTGAGCACTGTGAAAG GTGCATTGCTGGTTTCCACGGGGACCCACAACTGCCATATGGGGGCCAGTGCCGGCCCTGTCCATGTCCTGAAGGCCCTGGGAGCCAACGGCACTTTGCTACTTCTTGCCACCGGGATGAATATTCCCAGAAGATTGTGTGCCACTGCCGGGCAGGCTACACGG GGCTGCGATGTGAAGCTTGTGCCCCTGGGCACTTTGGGGACCCATCAAGGCCAGGTGGCCGGTGCCAACTGTGTGAGTGCAGTGGGAACATTGACCTAATGGATCCTGATGCCTGTGACCCCCACACGGGGCAATGCCTGCGCTGTTTACACCACACAGAGGGTCCACACTGTGCCCACTGCAAGCCTGGCTTCCACGGGCAGGCTGCCCGACAGAGCTGTCACC GCTGCACCTGCAACCTGCTGGGCACAAATCCCCAGCAGTGCCCGTCTCCTGACCAGTGCCACTGTGATCGAAGCAGTGGGCAGTGCCCATGCCTCCCCAATGTCCAGGGCCCTAGTTGTGACCACTGTGCCCCCAACTTCTGGAACTTCACCAGTGGCCATGGTTGCCATCCTTGTGCCTGCCACCCAAGACAGGCCAGAGGCCCCACCTGCAATGAG TTCACAGGGCAGTGCTACTGCCGTGCCGGCTTTGGAGGGCGGACTTGTTCTGAGTGCCAAGAGCTCCACTGGGGAGACGCTGGGTTGCAGTGTCGTG CCTGTGACTGTGACCCTCGTGGAACAGATACACCTCAGTGTCACCGCTCCACAGGTCACTGCAGCTGCCGCCCAGGCGTGTCTGGTGTGCGCTGTGACCAGTGTGCCCGTGGCTTCTCAGGATTCTTTCCTGCCTGCCATCCCTGCCATGCATGCTTCGGGGATTGGGACCGAGTGGTGCAGGACTTGGCTGCCCGCACACGGCGCCTAGAGCAGCGGGCACAGGAGTTGCAGCAGACGGGTGTGCTGGGTGCCTTTGAGAGCAGCTTCTGGCATATGCAGGAGAAGCTGGGCATTGTGCAGGGCATCGTAGGTGCCCGCAACACCTCAGCCGCCTCCACTGCACAGCTTGTGGAGGCCACAGAGGAGCTGCG GCGTGAAATTGGGGAGGCCACTGAGCACCTGACTCAACTGGAAGCAGAGTTGACAGATGTGCAGGATGAGAACTTCAATGCCAACCATGCACTAAGTGGTCTGGAGCGAGACAGGCTTGCACTTAATCTCACACTGCGGCAGCTGGACCAGCATCTTGACTTGCTCAAACATTCAAACTTCCTGG GTGCCTATGACAGCATCCGGCATGCCCATAGCCAGTCTGCAGAGGCAGAACGTTGTGCCAACACCTCGGCCCTGGCAGTACCTAGCCCTGTGAGCAACTCGGCAAGTGCTCGGCATCGGACAGAGGCACTGATGGATGCCCAGAATGAGGACTTCAACAGCAAACACATGGCCAACCAGCGGGCCCTGCGCAAGCTCTCTGCCCATACCCACACCCTGAGCCTGACAGGCATAAACGAGCTG GTGTGTGGGGCACCAGGGGATGCACCCTGTGCTACAAGCCCTTGTGGGGGTGCCGGCTGTCGAGATGAGGATGGGCAGCCTCGCTGTGGGGGCCTCAACTGCAATGGGGCAGTGGCTACAGCAGACCTAGCACTGGGCCGGGCCCGGCACACACAGGCAGAGCTGCAGCGGGCACTGGCAGAAGGTGGTAGCATCCTCAGCAGAGTGGCTGAGACTCGTCGGCAGGCAAGCGAGGCACAGCAGCGGGCCCAGGCAGCCCTGGACAAGGCTAATGCTTCCAGGGGACAGGTGGAACAGGCCAACCAGGAACTTCGAGAACTTGTCCAGAGTGTGAAGGACTTCCTCAACC AGGAAGGGGCTGATCCTGATAGCATTGAGATGGTGGCCACACGGGTGCTAGAGCTCTCCATCCCAGCTTCAGCTGAGCAGATCCAGCACCTGGCGGGTGCAATTGCAGAGCGAGTCCGGAGCCTGGCGGATGTGGACGCGATCCTGGCACGTACTGTAGGAGATGTGCGTCGTGCCGAGCAGTTATTGCAGGATGCACGGCGGGCAAG GAGCCGGGCTGAGGGTGAGAAACAGAAGGCGGAGACAGTACAGGCAGCACTGGAGGAGGCCCAGCGGGCACAGGGTGTTGCCCAGGGTGCCATCCGGGGGGCAGTGGCTGACACACGGGACACAGAGCAGACCCTATACCAG GTACAGGAGAGGATGACAGGTGCAGAGCAGGCACTGAGATCTGCAGGTGAAAGGGCTCGGCAGTTGGATGCTCTCCTGGAGGCTCTGAAGTTGAAATGGGCGGGAAATAGTCTGGCAGCCTCTACAGCAGAAGAAACGGCAGGCAGTGCCCAGGGtcgtgcccaggaggctgagcag CTGCTACGGGGTCCTCTGGGTGATCAGTACCAGACGGTGAAGGCCCTGGCTGAGCGCAAGGCCCAGGGTGTGCTAGCTGCACAGGGAAGGGCAGAGCAACTGCGGGATGAGGCTCGGGACCTGTTGCAGGCTGCTCAGGACAAGCTGCAGCGGCTACAGG AACTGGAAGGCACCTATGAGGAGAATGAGCGGGCACTGGAGGGTAAGGCAGCCCAGCTGGACGGGCTGGAGGCCAGGATGCGCAGCGTGCTTCAAGCCATCAACTTGCAGGTGCAGATCTACAACACCTGCCAGTGA